The Tenrec ecaudatus isolate mTenEca1 chromosome 17, mTenEca1.hap1, whole genome shotgun sequence sequence cggAGAGGGAAGGGACAAAGGAGAGCTGATTATCAAGGAGTtgattgatgtgactgaactatggaatgttatgatagctaaagagctcccaataaaatgatttaacattaaaaaaagtttATTCCTAAACATTCTCCACAGCAGTGCACCCATATAATGCAATCAATGATGCACTTTCATCTTACTTAGGATAACTTCCCTGTTTGTTAAGTCAAGACCATTGCTTCCCTAACAATGGAAATTAATGATCAGAACTGAATGATGACGGTACCAGAAAAATCCAGGTGCAAGAGGGATCCAGGTTTGTGGTTCCCATTCAGTTTTCCACATGCAAGAGTAGTCCCTAAACCAGTGTGAGAACCAATCTGTGAGCACAGCACTGGGCTACAAGATGTGCGGTCTACTGCCCCCAGGTGGTTCAAATGAAGAGGAACAGGCAATGTAAACATTAAGGTGGGAGGTCAGAGAATCTTAGTCCAGTCCACTAATTATACAGTATCTTTTCCACACATGCTCTTGTCTTGCCCACAATGCTTTGCCCCAAGATTTCAGCCTTGCAAATGCCCCTGGGGTAGTTTTGCTCTAACCTCTAGGACAGCGgttttccacctgtgggtcgcaacccctttgggggtgaatgatcctttcacaggggttgcccaactcctaacagtagcaaatcatagttatgaagaagcaacgaaaataactttatggttaggggacggtcaccacaacacgaggaactgtactaaagggtcgtggcattaggaaggcgcagaaccgctgctttaaggaAACACATCTGTGCAAGCGCTTGTCACACAGTAGAGAACCTAGGAAGGTCCCCTTCCTCATGGAAGGTAGACCGTTGTGTTAGGCAGTTGTGATGTTAAAACAGgtttaaaaaatacatctgtTTACCACAAAAGATTTGGAACATCTAAAATTTCGATACTGTTATTACCAGCTGTGTGGGCAGATCAGTATCGGAATACactcagactgctccttagaagcagcttGACAAGACTGTCACTGACTTGGTTTGGAAGCTACCAGGAAAGAAgtctgaggggcagtgaaaagtgaGCCCGCAAGGAGAGGGCTGAACACAACAGGCAACAATGGACTCCCACCGTACCAGCGACCCGAAGCTGGCTAGGCCTGGCTAACACTGCACGGTTACACCTCAATGGCCACTAACAACCTTTCAAAGATACAAAGATGACAAGATCTTTATGTATTTTCTATTGCTTCAAAAAGAATCACGGAAATGTCTTTGAGCccctctcccttttccccccagcAGATCAGTGAGGGTACTGCAATGTCACGCATTTCAAAGCTAATAGACAGGCATTTGCTCCCTAGCTTGGCATTCCTTGCTTTGACCTTGCACCAATGACAGCACCAATGAACTTGCACCAATGACAGCGCCAATGAACTAGAGCGCTGTAGTCTAACAGACAGGATGTAATCATACCTAGCAACCAGGACAGCAGCCAACCCTCGCAGTACTTTTGGGCTCCACTGGGGGCACAGATGAGTGCTGGCCCTCTAACCTAAGggccggcagtttgaacccaccagaagctcctcgggagtaaagatgtgcagtcaaCCTCCAAACACACCAAACTCGCTGTCcagtggcttctgactcacagtgaccctatcgacGGCAGAGACCACTCGGGTGGGTTTCTAAGGACacctcttcacgggagcagaaagccatggCCGACGGTTTTTCACTCCTGACCTTGAGttgagcagcccaacaggtaacccacgAGGCCGCTTAGGAAACACTGTGGGGCAGTCTGACTGTGTCCTACTGTATTGCTTATTTAGTCAACACTGAGCGGACGGAAGAGAGTTGGGAATTTTTAGGCACTGTTTAGCCCTGAGCTTTAGATTGGCTTTCTAATCCCCGTAAAGagtcagtctctgaaactcacaggggcagttccaccctgtcctatagtcactatgagtcggcattgactcaacagcagtaggTCTGATTTTGAGTTTAGCACTGAACGCACTTATAAAGTTTTTATGAATTAGTAATGTACATTCAGCCATGACTCTATTCAAGTCCCCACTCTGCCCTTACTAGCCGTGTAACTGAACGCGTGTCAGAATCTTCCTGGCGGCCTAGGAGAAAGGTGGTTTCTCTCTGCTTTGCAGACAAAGGAAGCAGGCTGAAAGCAAGACTACTTCAACCAATATGGTTTCAACGACGAGAGTCATCTGTGCAAGAAACTAGTGGTGGGGACACAAACCCAGAAGTGTGGCTTAAAGCCAATATATTAACCTCTATCAATTACAGCTTCTCACAAAATGTATGCACACAAAACTAAAGCCATGGATTAGGGGGAAATATCAAGTTCTAGAACATAGCATGGTAGATTCCAAACTGTTCAATAAAGCTCTGTAAAAACCTTAATTTCAATGCTAAAATATAAATGTCAAATTGCAACCCCAATACTTCCTATGTAAAGTGCTTTTTTGCTTATTGTTTGTCTTCTCCAATGGGAATGTAAGCACTTCTGTGAGAGTCACTTTTGTTCACCATTCTATACACTGAGCACTTGAGCAGGCCCAGGGCACCATCCGCACTGAAAACATAGCTGCTGAATGAACGAATGAGTGCTTGTTGGAGGACAGGAGGGAGGAGACACAGGGCAATTTCACCAACACCTGCAGTTTCATTTCTTTAATACCACAAATGAATCCAAAACACATATAGCAAAATGTTAAATTTTGGTGGTAAGATATGGAtacttattattttctattttcctgTATGCTAACAACTTAAGAAAAAACTAAACCCAGTCCCCAAACACCACCACCGTATCTTTAAAGGATCTAACATACATGCAAAGGGGCTGAATGGTTAActgctggtgcaaggggctgagGAAATGAAGTTCCAATTTTCAAGCTCTCATCTTATATACTGCACCTGTTTCACTAACCAGCTGCTGTCACAGCGACTTCAGTCCACAGTGACCCCACGTGTCGGAATAgagctgtgctccatggggttctTGATGACAGCTTTTGGGgagagtagattgccaggcctttcttccaaggcacctctacaGGGACTGCAACCtctaacttttcagttagctgTCAATGCCAAGTATGTTAACAATttgcaaaaaaaaccccataacaacaaaaaaccagtTTGCAGGACCTCGAGTGCCCTAGATCAGGTTGTCACTGACATTCACCTACAGGAACTCACCATGTACTCACCTGTACAAGGCTGCATAGTATCGGTCTGATATTGTCTGTTGAGAATTCATTACTTGGAACAGCAACATCAAAGCTTGCACGCTGGTATTGAAATTTACCATATGCAGCACTCTAAACAGTGTATCCAACTGCTCCTGGACTTTTTCGTCACCAGTCTGGGAGTAAGGGTATGCCCTATTCACTCCTGTTAAAAGGGCACTGAGCATTTTTGACTCAAGATCCTTTTTCTTGATACAAGTTcgaaagaaacaaaaatagagTGTAATTAGCTTGTTAGCCAATTCACTTTCATCATGGGAGAGGGTcatttgatttaaaaaacaaattgcaTAATATTGGGCTTTAGGGCTGATATTTGAACGAAAGAGTAGCCTTTCTACTTCACTACACACAACCCCTTTCATATTGGGATGTTTAGCAAGCAGGGTCTCTAATAGATGGGAGGCCTTTGTGGCTATTCGGTTCTGAGGATCTCCCAGCTTATTTACCACCTGCACGAGAAGAGCCTTTTCTTCCTCCGGCTTGTTGCAAAGAAGCTCATGAGCCACTGTGAGAGCCCGGGTTTTGGTGGCTACCAGTGAATCGTGGCTTAACGTTTCCAAGGTGTGCACAAATTCAGCCACCAAGTGTTTCAGCTGGTGCTCAAAATACCACAAGATCAGCCGTCTGTCCCTCGAGTCCTTGTTGCCACTGGACAGCTCTTCGAGTTTGCCAAAAGGATGCTGGCTGAAAATCCGTAGCTTTCGAGTGTCTGGCAAAAGGTCTGTAATGAGTAACTCCTTGAAAGTATCCAAAGCCATGAGGCAAtgctgtttgctgcccttctttttaacgaggttcaggagggtttccaCAAATTGGAGCGTGTGAACGGCGTCATCCTGAATAAGAAGGATCATGGCAGCCATCCTGTCACCCAGCGTCCCCGAAGACACTATTGCCTTCATCCAGGTAGAGGAGCCTCCCTTTTGATTATTCGTCTTGCTTTTGAATAAGTGGATTTCATGCTCATACAACTTCTGAGCCAGGGCTTTGTACTTAGACACAGCGTCCCGAGGCTGGGGTTCCAGCGAGTATTCACTGCTGCCCTCCAGGTCATACCACTTGCCTCCGGGTTTGAGCAGCAGCGCctgtctctcaaaaaactcaaagATGTCctgctgcttctctttctttctgtgcGATACGGTGCTGGTGGTCCCCTGAGGAAGCTGTTCAGGTTTCTTCATTTGGGGTGTACGTTCTAAGGCAGTTCCCTTTTTATCGCCTGCTTTAGAAACTCTTGCTTCTTTTTTGCCGGACCTTTCTTTTTCAGCTGGTTCATCATCATCTTCAATCAAGCATGTTTTTGCATACTTGGCCAAACTGAGATTCTGAATGAATGTTTCTAGTTCaccttgctgaagatcatcaatTGCCCCCTTTTTGCCTCCATCCAACAATTCCTCATTCTCATCCAAAGTAGCCAGCATCAAGTAATCTTGCTGTATAAAAACATAAAGAAGTTAATATATTATACACCTACCAGGTAAGTTAAAACCTCAGACATTAATGTGGATCTTTAATCTTTGCAATCAATTAAATTGAGTCACCATGGTATTGCTTGGACTCCCAGCTTACACCAGAATAAATGCCTGATGGGCCAGAGACTTAAATGTGACAAGTGATGCCAGAatataataaaacatttatttctgtgTAGGAAAAATCTTTTCAAACTTTGCATAAAACTCAACAGTCACAAAACAAAGGATTGGTAAATAATTTCTCTCACATAAAACATAGATACAAATACAAATTTCAGTTTGCATTACAGTAATTGGGCTTCATACACCTTCATAAGAAAGTTCCTATATACCAATGAAGGAATACCAATACCTGAGCAGAAAATTGTACAGAGGGTGTGAACTCTTTATTGGAAAAAAAATGATTCTTTCAAAATAACAAGATGTTCAGTCTTACTGATATTTTGAAAATCAACATTTAAACAATGACACATATGCTTCTTAATGTACcaaatttagaaaaataaaaagatgaccCCCAGTACTGGATGAGGATGGGGGCAGCACACTGTTGGTGGGAGTGTAAAGCAACACCACCCCTTGGGACTGCAGTGGAAATCACAAGGAACATATCCCCTGAACCAACTGTTTTACCTCTGCAAAGCGGTCTTAAAGACACCCTAACAAATGGGAGAAAAAGCATGTCTCAGGTTATTTATTGtagcatgattttaaaaaaatcattttattgggggctcgtacaacacttagcacaacccatccatccatccattgtgtcaagcacatttgttgccatcatcattttcaaaatatttgctttctacttgagcccttggtttcagcttctcattcccccccaCAGCATGATTTTTAATAGCAAGCCTGGCATCAACTTATTGATCCAGAATAAGGGACTGGCGTAATAAACTACGTTAGGACAAACAGAATGGTTTATGCAGCCACAAACTGAAACCTAGACAGTACCAACAACAAAGATACAAAATAGCCTATGTGTAATATGGTACAATTTGGATAACTAGTAACATTTATAACCTTTGTGttagtataatatatatattataacctTTGTATTAGTATCTATATTAGGGGGcgtttcaaaaagcttgtggaaaagttTCAGTATAGTTTAATTCcgttccccatgaacttttgaacccccttcatatgtatgtgtacacacatgcacatataacTTGCCTGCCAGTTCAAAGAATATCCTCAGAAGACATATGACACCTGTAAGTTACTACTtcctggaaggaaaaaaaagatagcTGGAAGGAGGCTGGGAAAGAAGTCTTTCGCCAAGAACTCTCCCCCCCCTTTTAAAGTTTGTGACTGGTGTGGATGGCGCCCCAATACAAAGCACAGTGGGTTCTGTCCCTAAAGGTTGTATTTAATCCAGTCTCAAAGTAAAATAGTTTCTTTAAACAACAGCAATTCCTGCCGTGTATTTGCTCAAAATCTTCCAATGGCTTCTCACCTGCGAGCAACTTTGCTTTCCTAGTTCTCTGACCTCAGTTCTTACTACCCTCCCCTTACCTTTCTTCCTCTGTCTCAATCATAACAAGTTCCCTGTTTATGGCACCGGTCAGGCACACTCCCCCCAGCCATCTCCTCCTTTCTGCACTCAAACCAAACGCCAAGCTCAACGGCTTTGGAGTGGATCCCAATTCACAGAGACGCTATAGgacaggaagaactgcccctttggggttccgagactgtccacctttacaggagtaggcagtctcatctttctcccgcggggCCGCCGGGCTCAGTGGCTGACCCTTTATACCACCAAGGCATCCGTAGTctgttttctgtgtctcttttttGAAAACGTGAATTCCAAGACAACATACGATTTTCTCAAGCGTAGAGTAAGCCTGGAACAAAACTTAATAGCAACACCAATTCAAAATATCGATTTCAAATACTGATCTCCCGTGATCAGGGCGAGGATGTGCTGGCGTGATGCTACACCACCGTCGAGAAAATGAGTATCGCCTGGTGACACCCTAAGAAAAAGTCAAACTGAAACGACTTTCCGGCTAAGAGCTCTGGAAAACAGGGTTGCGGGAAGCGCACCCCTCAAGGGCCGAGGCTGGAATTCAGGTCCCGGTCCTCTCCGTCTCCAGCCCGGGGAGCCTCACCTTGGTGCCTCCAAGCCGTAGCACTTCTTCCAGGGAGAACCCGCCCTCGGCCTCCTCGTCGTCTTCCTCATCGTCCTCGTCCGGATCGTCCACCGCCTCCTCGGGGCCCCAGGGCCGGCGGGCGTGAAACTCCAAAGGCTTCTTAGGCGCAGCCATGGCGAGGCGAGCACGCGCGCACTCTGCGGAGCGGACTTCCGCGCGCAGGGATGACGCACTTCCGACCGGGGGCGGGGCACTTTCCGCTCCCGGAAGTGACTGCAGTCCCGCCCCCAGGCGCCGAGCAGCGAGCCGCGTTGCCTGCCGTTCGGCATGGGGGTCCTGCGGGGCGCCGGCGCGGGCCCACTCTGCGCCGCGGCGCGCACGGGTAGGCGGCGGCCGGGGAGCCCGGGCCCGCGGTGCGTGTCGCCCTCGGGGAAGCGCGCTCGGGGCGGCGCCGTGGCCCCCGAGCGCTCCTGGAGGTCGCGCGCCCAAGTTGGGATCCTTGGCCCATGTCAGCGCTCCGATTGCTCATGGGTTCTGTGTGCTGCTGTCTTTTCCTAGTCATTCCCCGCCTTTGGAGAGGCCGACGCTTCAGCTCCGGCGAAGAGCCGGCCGAAAACAGCCGGGTGACTCCGATGCTGCGGCATCTCACGTACAAAATCAAGTCCACTGGCCCCATCACTGTGGCCGAGTACATGAAGGAAGCCTTGACCAACCCCGCCAAGGTAGGGGCCCGGGGCCGGAGAACCCGAGTTCTAGGGTGTGCGACGCGTGGGCTGCCCGAAGCAGAGTAGTGGAGTCCGGGGGTCCCCACCGTGAACCGTGGGGTACTTTCCCCTGGGAAGCCTGGGGATGGAGCATCTCCACGGGGTTGGATCCCTTTGGTGGGCCACTGCCGTGGAAGTATTTTGTGTGCTGCTCCCTAAAACgggatggtgagatttttggACCTATCAGGAAAGAATAGCCCCTGACGGCGGCAGAGGGtcagggacaaagaggaagacccccccaagatggactgacacagtgcctgcaacaaagggctcaaacataacaattgtgaggatggaacagtgtttaattctgttgtcCGAAGAACGTCGGGTCGCCACCAGTCAGAACTTCACAGCAGTGTGTGGGGAGCGGATTGCAGAGGAAAAGAGCAGGTTTAGAGATGGGAAAATGGGAGTGCCGGGCCTATTTGACGTCTAACTTTATGAGGAAGGAGAATCGAGATCAACCACCCGTAAGGCTGATTTCCATGAGGTGAAGAGCAGCCGGAGGGTCTGTCTCCAATCTATACCAGTTCTGGCCCAGCTCGCTCTTCCAGGGCACTCATTGTCCGCCGGGCTGGACAgtgttgcagtggccacacaaccACCCACTCGATGATGAAGTCTGTGAGGGAAGTAGCCGGTTACAATTCAGAAATAACTTGGGGTTTAATTTTTCCACCAAGACAGCCTCTTCTTGCCCTCTGCTGCTGGGTCCTCAAAAGACCctcactgccacctagttgaCGCCAACACAGTCACCCTGGGCCCTGCTCGGGGTCTTCTCTGAGTCTCACAAAGCCCTTCAGTTCTGTAGCCAAGTGCTCTGAGACATCCCACTCTGCCAGCAAGCCTCTGCCCGGACCTGCTTAGCACTCTTGCTGCCTGGGATGGGGAGTCCGCTTGTGCTGTTTCCCCGGGCATGTGCTGCTGGTTTCCTGATGCACTTGATTGTGAAAGTGCCTTGCCCGTAGttgtctcctgggtctaggaggtgccTACACATTCCATgcccaggtcttttttttttttttttaagtgatagTGAAGTTGCCATTTTCTGCCTGTGGGATAAAAGCCTgatggaatggcaaaactgaccaacccTGCTGTTGGGGTTACTGACTCTATTTGCcctgttctcccctcccccccacgagGGTATCAGGGGCCTTATTTGTATTATTAGCAAGGTTTCACTCCCCAGCGGGCCACAAACGGCTGATTTGCACAGTCCCACCCAGGCATTTTGTGGCATCACGAGGGACCTAGAAGGATCATCTGAGAGCAATCCAGGTGGAATGTGCATCAGGAGCTGCAGGCACATTGTGCGCTTAATGACATAAGTGGATATAGTGGGCAGTTGCCTATCAGAGTCCAGAGCTTGGGAGAGAGATTGGATGTGCTTATATAAATTTAGGGATTATCAGCAGATAGATGGTGTTTAAAGCCACGGGACCTGGGAGCTCATATTTAGAGGAAAGAAGGATTTCTAGGGTAAGCCTTGAGGTGTTCAACCACTAACATGTAAAGTAGAGCTCTTCACTTGGGGATCCTTGAATAGAGATCAGGAATCTTAAGAGGGTCTTGTTATTGCACCTCTATTTTCATTAGTGTGTAATTGAAATAGAGCGTTTCTTCTCTTAGGGACATAGGCCACAACTGCTAGCAACACGCGCCTTTGTCATCTGTGGGAATCCTTGCTACTGTCAGATCACACCCCAAGCCcaggcaaacccactgccaccaggttGATTCCAGCTCTTGGCGACAAACACTAGCTGGCAGAGAAGAACCACATCTGTAGCATGGCTAATGCTTTGTGTCTTCgtaggaacagaaagtctccattttctcctatggagcaggtgaggtgaggtgaggtagATAAAGGGGCCTGAGGAATGTAGCACATTTCTTCACAGATAATTCCTCAGTGCTTCTTGAAGGTTCGGTGTTACCTAACAGATGGGAAATAAAGTTGAGTAAGACAGTCCTTACACCCAGATAACTTTGCCCATGGATGAAGACCAGACGTGCACGAGGGCGTCAGAAAGTTcattggaaaattccattatcttttcatcctaGTTTTCCACAAACTTATAAGCACAGGACCATAAAGAGTGCTGGGTTTGGTCTGAGGCTGGAGGCCAAGGTCAGTGAAGGCTTTGCAGCTGCCTGGCGTTTGCACAGATTCAAAGGACGAGCATCCGATTGGCAGGGAAGACTGGAAAGGGAGCTTATACAGAAGAGAACATAATCTCATGGTTAATGTGTTTTCACAAAGCGAGCTTTTCCACGGAATCAACACGCAGATCAAGACAGGAAACAGGACCTGCAAGCAGGGTCAAAGTGAGGCAGAAAGTGtgaagaaggggaggggaggttggaggTGTGGGCAGGGTCtgcagagctgggggtggggcctgGGGATGGTGGTAGTTGCTTTCCATTGTTTTACAAAAGGACAATGTTTCCTGATGACATGTAAGTAACCACGCTGTGTTTGTCTTGCTTATTTAGAGGAGGGGATGCCTTACTAAAAACTCATTTATTCCTAGTGTATGTAAGATTTTGAGTAGTGGGGGGGGAGGTGTTCAGAAAAACCTTGTGAGGAAATTAATTGtttgttccattttctttttttacttaggGCTACTATGTACACCGGGACATGTTAGGGGAAAAAGGAGATTTCATTACTTCACCTGAAATAAGTCAGATCTTTGGGGAGGTAATGTTCGGTGTAAACTATGAAAGAAACCCTCGTATTGTAAACCTTTGAGAACAGATCCAGTTATATTGTTCTCTCCTTTGTTTTCtggctgttgtgtgtgtgtgattcatcAAACCTTTTAATGTTACCGTAGTTTATGTACGGAAGGGGGAGAGAGGCAGCAGGAGGAGATTGGAGAAGATGTGTAAAGTCTCAATGAAGGAAATGAGATGGgggacaggaggaagaggagagtaTGATGAAATATGAGACTGGAAGCACAAAGGCCAAAGGGAAGGTGAAGAAAGAGGGAGCGcatcaatgataaaaagagatggTAGAAGAAGAATGCTGATAAATGTGTAAAATCAAGATGAGCCCTAAAGAGGGCAACCAGGCTGCAGCCATAGCTACGTTGAAGTCTCCATTAAGGAACTTGGAGTTTTGAGGGGATTCTAGTTCAtttattttcatctctgtgcTTGACCGCTTTAGAAGTCGAAAGTGGTACATGGGAGAAAGTAGGATCTTAGTATTGAAAATCACTAATTACACTGAAAAAGGAAAACCATACTCTCTGCCGTAGAATTGGCTCCACCTCCTAAAGAACTGCCCGGCCAGTTCCCGAGCGAACTCTGCTGGAGTCAAACGTGCTGCTCTCTCCCAGTTCTACCGCAGAGCCATGTAAAGCTATGAATATGACAAAATGATGTATTTCCCATTTGTTGACTTCCAAATGATAGCACCTGTCAGTGATGCCTTCTGGTCTGTGTTCAAGGGACCTCTGATAGCATAGGTTGACTTCTAACCAGTGTGGTGGTTACTAGGTATTCTTAGTGGTGTTTGTTGTGACATAGTGCCAGTtacatctctgtgtgtgtgtgtgactgtgtgtgtacaGACATATTAAGTAATGTACCTCGTAGATGCTTACAAACATTTTCCATTGCACATATAAGGCAGATTTATGTGGGCTATTATCTTGTGGTATACTTTATAATACTCTGATTTTTCCCTTTTCACAGCTGCTAGGGATATGGTTCGTTAGTGAATGGATGGCCACTGGGAGAAACTCCGCTTTCCAGCTGGTGGAACTGGGCCCAGGTAGGGGAACCCTCACTGGAGACATTTTGAGGGTAGGTAATATAAGAATGCCTTGAGGTGTCAGTAAGACGGGCCCACCTACTTCTGTCTGTAAAAGTCACAAATTTCTTTGGCTTGCAGTGCTGCCTCCTTGGTCTCCTGTCTCTTGGCTAAAATGTCATGTCAGAATGCCACACTTGTTGTCTGCAAGCTTAGAAACGGGGGGGGGGAGGATACATTTGCCTTCTGAGTTGGAGGAGAGAATTTTAATGACACAGAAAGTAGGAACTGAAGGGAAAAGAACTGCATAAAAATTCAGAGCCTGTGGTTTCATAGATTCCATAAAGAAATACAAGGAGAGTGGGAAGGTGCCTGTCAAACTTAACAACCAACAAAGACCTAGTAATTTGAACGTATAAAGGACCGCTTTCAAGCAATCGGATAATAAATAGCTAAATAAACGGGGCTTTCAGAAAGTTGgaattccaaatggccaataaaaacaaaaaatacttaGCTTCATTGGTGAGCAAGATCATGAAAATTAAAATCACAGGGAGACCCCACTGCACTCTCACTGTACTGTATTAGGGACAATTAGAAAGCCTGGCTACAGCAAGAAATGGTGAGGATAGGAGGTGTGAAGCAGTGGGAACTTTCATAAACTTGTTTGCAAGAAGGTTAATTTGGTAGAACCTCTTTGAAAAGTGATTGGACGTTACCCACTAACATCAATGTTACATATACTGCGTGACCCAGTTCTTTCACGGATAAACGTGCCATAGGAAAATTGGTGCATATCTACATCAGGGGACACATACAAGAATGTGGCAGCATTATTTAGAATAACAAAAACTAGAAAACAACCCAAGGACCTACGAGTGGGGGGATGGATAAATACAATGTGTTGTAGTCGTGTAAAcagaaagccaaactcactgccgttgagttgaggcCAACTCGCCGCCACCTAGAGACTCCCtcgttacgggagtagaaagccagcccgtctttctcctcagagtggctggtggatttgagacttgagcccgttgttagcagcccatcagCAGAACTGTGAAAATGTAATAAAACGTGGAATATGAATTGGAGTGAAAAATAGTTTACAGAAGACTTCCTATTACAGCGTATTTGTATAAATTAAAGTTAAACCAGCGTGTAGTAATATGTTTGGTGCTGCAAATATAGTCAGTCACAAATGAAAGAAAAGCCAGCTTCAAGTTCAGCATGGTGATACTTGAGGATGGAGAAGTCACAGGACGTTAAAAAGAAGGGCATGCCCATCTCTGTAACCAGGGAGCAAGTATTCTTCTGTGTATTATTTTTCTATCAAGCGACCTaatataaaaacattaaaagGGGACATATTAGTTGTAATAGATAATAAATAATGctagtaagcattttaatttattttgtaaaCCTGGCAATTCagtgtaaaataaaaattcaattgtGGTTTCCCGATGTTTACAGATAATGAATTCAagacttaaaaaaacaacaacaaaaaaggaatttGTAGATATCTGACAAATAAGAATCCTGATTAGATTGTATATAAGAAAAACATGAACCACTGATTAAAGTTTTCAGGGCCCTGTATCTCTTTTAACTGACAAGGCCTTTAAATAGAAAATctttaataaaaatagaaaatacttaACAAGTAGGATTTCCTTGTTCTGAGTCAtttaaaaatcaaacccactcccTTTAAAGTGTTTGAAGGATAGTTTACTAATTTCAAGCCAAGACCGTTAAAGCAAGTAGCCAAAGGAATGTCTCATCCTGCTTTTTAGTCGAACTGTATGTAAATTTCATCCCCTCGGATAAGCATTTTTACATTTGTGGATTCCATGCAAAGCTGCACTTGGGCAGACCGTCT is a genomic window containing:
- the CEBPZ gene encoding CCAAT/enhancer-binding protein zeta isoform X2 is translated as MAAPKKPLEFHARRPWGPEEAVDDPDEDDEEDDEEAEGGFSLEEVLRLGGTKQDYLMLATLDENEELLDGGKKGAIDDLQQGELETFIQNLSLAKYAKTCLIEDDDEPAEKERSGKKEARVSKAGDKKGTALERTPQMKKPEQLPQGTTSTVSHRKKEKQQDIFEFFERQALLLKPGGKWYDLEGSSEYSLEPQPRDAVSKYKALAQKLYEHEIHLFKSKTNNQKGGSSTWMKAIVSSGTLGDRMAAMILLIQDDAVHTLQFVETLLNLVKKKGSKQHCLMALDTFKELLITDLLPDTRKLRIFSQHPFGKLEELSSGNKDSRDRRLILWYFEHQLKHLVAEFVHTLETLSHDSLVATKTRALTVAHELLCNKPEEEKALLVQVVNKLGDPQNRIATKASHLLETLLAKHPNMKGVVCSEVERLLFRSNISPKAQYYAICFLNQMTLSHDESELANKLITLYFCFFRTCIKKKDLESKMLSALLTGVNRAYPYSQTGDEKVQEQLDTLFRVLHMVNFNTSVQALMLLFQVMNSQQTISDRYYAALYRKMLDPGLLSCSKQAMFLNLVYKSLKADIVLRRVKAFLKRLLQVTCEQMPPFICGALYLVSEILKAKPTLRSQLDDHPESDGEENFVDIGDDDEDNEKFTDADKETDTVKKVETRETVSESDVETKTPKPASWVHFDNLKGGKQLNTYDPFSRNPLFCGAEHSSLWELKKLSEHFHPSVALFAKTILQGNDVQYPGDPLQDFTLMRFLDRFVYRNPKPHKGKENTDSVVMQPKRKPFMKDIRSLAVNSKEFLAKEESQIPVDEVFFYRYYKKVASIKEKQNRHADEESIEDVDDDEFEEMIDTFEDDNCFTSGKDDLDFAGNVKKKTKGVKDNPEDEDSEGSDDDLGNLDDDEVSLGSMNEEFAEIDEDGGTFMDVLDGDSEGIPGPRQKKKRRFDNSSLFVSAEEFGHLLDENMGSKFDSIGMNAMANRDNASFKQLKWESDRDDWLHNRDVKSIIRKKKNFKKRPRTTQKLKSKGNSVHRN
- the CEBPZ gene encoding CCAAT/enhancer-binding protein zeta isoform X1, producing MAAPKKPLEFHARRPWGPEEAVDDPDEDDEEDDEEAEGGFSLEEVLRLGGTKQDYLMLATLDENEELLDGGKKGAIDDLQQGELETFIQNLSLAKYAKTCLIEDDDEPAEKERSGKKEARVSKAGDKKGTALERTPQMKKPEQLPQGTTSTVSHRKKEKQQDIFEFFERQALLLKPGGKWYDLEGSSEYSLEPQPRDAVSKYKALAQKLYEHEIHLFKSKTNNQKGGSSTWMKAIVSSGTLGDRMAAMILLIQDDAVHTLQFVETLLNLVKKKGSKQHCLMALDTFKELLITDLLPDTRKLRIFSQHPFGKLEELSSGNKDSRDRRLILWYFEHQLKHLVAEFVHTLETLSHDSLVATKTRALTVAHELLCNKPEEEKALLVQVVNKLGDPQNRIATKASHLLETLLAKHPNMKGVVCSEVERLLFRSNISPKAQYYAICFLNQMTLSHDESELANKLITLYFCFFRTCIKKKDLESKMLSALLTGVNRAYPYSQTGDEKVQEQLDTLFRVLHMVNFNTSVQALMLLFQVMNSQQTISDRYYAALYRKMLDPGLLSCSKQAMFLNLVYKSLKADIVLRRVKAFLKRLLQVTCEQMPPFICGALYLVSEILKAKPTLRSQLDDHPESDGEENFVDIGDDDEDNEKFTDADKETDTVKKVETRETVSESDVETKTPKPASWVHFDNLKGGKQLNTYDPFSRNPLFCGAEHSSLWELKKLSEHFHPSVALFAKTILQGNDVQYPGDPLQDFTLMRFLDRFVYRNPKPHKGKENTDSVVMQPKRKPFMKDIRSLAVNSKEFLAKEESQIPVDEVFFYRYYKKVASIKEKQNRHADEESIEDVDDDEFEEMIDTFEDDNCFTSGKDDLDFAGNVKKKTKGVKDNPEDEDSEGSDDDLGNLDDDEVSLGSMNEEFAEIDEDGGTFMDVLDGDSEGIPELEEEGHSKVNTKRHKRKGVNDFDFAGSFEGPRQKKKRRFDNSSLFVSAEEFGHLLDENMGSKFDSIGMNAMANRDNASFKQLKWESDRDDWLHNRDVKSIIRKKKNFKKRPRTTQKLKSKGNSVHRN